GCCATCAACAGATTTCCGACAGACACTGCTGAAGAAATAGCAATTGTGGTAGATTTCTGTGCAAAATATGACATTAAAGCCATTGAAAGTACGGGATTTGCCGAAGGAGGTACGGGTATGGTGGAAATAGCCGAAGAGGTCAGAAATCTCGTTTCCAAAAATGAAAGTAGTTTTTCGCCTCTATATGATTTAGATCTTCCTTTCGAAGAAAAAATCAAAACCATTGCCACCAAAATTTATGGTGCTGACGACGTGGCCTATTCAGTGAAAGCTAAAATGCAACTGAAACAAATCGACGAACTGGGTTTTGGAAAACTCCCGGTTTGTATGGCTAAAACTCCCAAAAGCCTGTCAGATGACGAACGGAAAATCGGCAGACCTAAAGATTTTATTATTACCATCAGGGAGTTTGAATATGCTGCCGGTGCCGGTTTTGTGATTCCGATTTTGGGAGAAATCATGCGTATGCCGGGTTTACCCAATATCCCTGCTGCTGAAAGTATGGACATTGATGAATCAGGGAAAATTGTAGGATTGAGTTAATAAAAATGTCCGGAATTGAAATTCAACAATTCCGGACATTTGAAAATCTTATTTGTCTCCTTTGGTGCTGATACCAAATATAGGATAAAGCGGACAAAAACTGATTAAGCTGGTAAGGGCAAAAATTACGGCTGCAACCACCAATACGATACCTAAAGTACCTTCAACAACTCCTGTAAAATACAAAGCTGCAAATACTACTGCCAATACCACTCTGAGAATACGATCCAAAGAACCCATGTTTGCTTTCATAATATCAATAAATTTTGGTTTAATAATTATGATACAAAACAACAGCATAAAAAAAACCTATGCAGTAACCTGAGTCACTACTCAAAAAAATATTTTTAAAAATTTTATAAATACCTATATTTCAACACTTTAAAATAATATAATTTTAAAAAAATCTCAAATCACCTCCACCGAATTCCCAATTTGTCTCACTCTGCCATCAGTTTCCAGCTTTTTCATCACGCGACTAATCACCTCCCGGGCGGTGCCCAGTTCGGCAGCAATTTGCCGGTGAGATATTTTGAGAGGGTTTTTCTGAGTCATTTTTACTTTTTGCTGCAGATAGTCGAGAAGGCGTTTGTCCATTTTATCAAAAAGGAGCTGATTGATGGTTTCGAGCAAGTCAGAATAGCGAAGATTAAACTGACTGAAAAACAAACTATTGAAATCGGGGAAATTTTTGGTCCAACGCATTACATCATCCACCGGCAAAAGCAGCATACGGGTCTCTTCCTCCGTCATGGCATATATCTTACTCGGCTCATTTTTCAGGCCCGAACTAAATGACATCACACAGCTTTCGTTGGGTTGAATGTAATACAGAAGCAGTTCCTTTTCCTGATACTGCGTATAGACTTTCAAAAGCCCTTCCAGCACCAGGGGAATCACTTTTATATATTGTCCCTCCTTCAAAATTACCGTATTTTCAGGTACAGTTTTTTCTATTGCCCTATCTTTAATTTCACTTAAAAGCTCAGCCGAAATCCCCGGAATATGCACCATTGATTGATTAATATAATTTTTCTGTGAAAATAGTCACAAAAATGCATTTTGCAGAACACTACCTTGCATGAAGTTTTAATTTTGGAATCAGAAATCAGCCACTCAGGCCAACAAATTGCAACAAAAACCATTAAAATTAACCTTACTTTTTTTTCTGTTATCAGGAATTTCGGTACTAGCTCAGGACGACATTATCTATCAAAATCAGATTTGGCTGGGAACCTCGACACAAACAAAACTCACCAACAAATTTGCCATTTCGGCTGATGCCCATTTTGTGCCGGAAAGCTTTTTTATCATTCGTGGCGGAGGAAACTATTCCCTTATTTCGAATAAAAAATCAAAACTAAATATCAGTGCAGGTTACGCCCATTTGTGGCTTCAAAATCCTGAAAACCTGAAATTGCAACGCAATGAGCACCGCCCATGGGCTCTAATCTGGTATTCTGTAGAAGCCGGAAAAAATACATTTAACAATGGATTGAGAGTTGAAGGCCGTTTCAGAGAAAATATCGCCAATAATATGCTTGTCGATGGTTTTGTCTATAACACTCGCACAAGATATACTTTCCAAATCAGGCACACTTTATATAAATTTCGAAATAAAAACAGTTTGTATATCTACGGCTCTGAGGATCTTTTTTACGAATTTGGTAAAAATGTTGTGAATAAAATAAGGCTTAATCAAAATCGTATTTCTGTCGGTTTTGGAATAATTTCAGGTAAAAATACTTATCAACTGGGGTATTTGAATATGCTTAAAAAATCGCCGGTAAACACTCAGCTCACCGATGCCCACACAGCCATGTTTATTTATTCGAGAGTTTTTGATCTGAGAAAAAAATAGAATTCTCAGGCTCTCCAAAAGTTTGTTTGCTGTGGTTTTTCATCTATTTTTATGGAAAATTATCTTTTCTATGAAAAAAGCATTACTGATTTTCGCATTTTTTGTAACAGCCTTTAACCTGAAAGCCCAATCTGCTACCGAGGCAATTTCAGCCACGGTCAAAACCTTTTTCGAAGGCATGCACGCCCGCGATACATTGAAAATCAAGTCAGTATGTGACAAAGATTTAATTTTAAAATCAGTTTATATCAAGGCCGACAAGAGCACTTCTGTAAAAAATGAGGAATTTCAGGGTTTTCTGAAATCGGTAATTTCAATTCCCGAAACTGTCAAATTTGAGGAGAGATTGCTCGATATAAAAGTCCAAAACGATGAACTAGTTTCTACCGCTTTTACTCCTTATGAGTTTTATCTCAATCAAAAACTTTCCCACAAAGGAACTAATATCTTTATTTTAGGAAAAATCGATGGCACCTGGAAAATCCTGGGAATCACGGATAGCCGTATCAAGTGATTTATTAGAAGATTATTACTTTATAGAAAATACTTTTCTTTCTAATCTTTTGAGACAAACAAGACTCTTTTACTTAAGTTTTGTAGTCCATTTTTAAAAAAAATTAAATAAAAAACCCATATTATTGATTTTTACACGCTAAAATCACCAAAAACCCGCACTTTTCTTCAATACTTTGATTATCAGCCCAAAATTTATTTTTATTTTTACAAAAAAAAGTTTTCCTATAAATGAAAAAATTATTGCTTTCCGCTCTTGTCGGACTTGCCATGTTTTCCTGTAAGCCATCAGAAAACAAAGAACTCAACAAATTATTCGAAGATTATTACGAAGAAAGATTGTCGTTTTTCCCATTAGAAGCCACTTCACAGGGCGACAATCGCTTTAACGACCAGCTTCCCATCGACATCTCGGAAGAGTATCGCCGAAACCTGCTTAATTTTTATCAGACCTACAACGACCGTCTTGACAAATTTGACCCCAATGGGCTCAACGACGACGAAAAAATATATTACAACGCTCTGAAATTCAACCTCACTACTGAAGCCGAGGCACTCAATTACCCTACTCATTTACAGCCTTTTAATCAGTTTGTCGGTTTGCCATTGACCATCGCCCAATACGGAAGCGGCGAATCGGCTCAACCATTCAAAACTGCTCAGGACTACGACAACTGGCTCAAAAGATTTGATAAGTTTGTGATTTGGGCTGACACTGCCATCGCAAATTTCGACAAAGGCATAAAAGCCGAAAATGTATTTCCGGCGGCTTTGGTCAAAAAAATGATCCCTCAGATGCGGGAACTGGCCATGGGAGAGCCTACAGCACACTTGTTTTATGGACCGGTGAAAAAAATCCCTGCCAGTATGGACGCTACCCAAAAAACTGCCATAACTGATAAATATACCACCGCCATCGAAACCAAAGTAAAGCCGACTTACAAAAAATTGGCCGATTACCTTCAAAACTCCTATTTGCCCAAAGCAAGGGGTTCGAGCGGAATTTTATCTATCAAAAACGGGATTCATCATTATAAATTTCTTACCTATTACTGGACCACCAGCCTGAAGTCAACAGATGAAATCATGCAGATTGGACTCTCGGAGGTAAACCGTATCAGGAAAGAAATGGAAAAAATAAGGGTGCAGGTCGGGTTTAAAGGAGATCTCAACGCATTTCTGGCATCGGTAAGAAACGACCCAAAACTGATGCCTTACAAGACCCCGGAAGAGGTGTTGGCGGCTTTCAAAAATATCCAGACCAAAATGGAGCCCAACCTCAAAAAAATGTTTAACCTCACTCCTAAAACCAAATTTGAGATTCGACGTACTGAGGCATTCAGAGAGGCTTCGGCCAGTGCCGAGTACATTCAGGGTACCGCTGACGGCAGCAGACCGGGTATTTTTTATGTGCCGATTCCCGACGCCACCAAATTTAACGTAACCTCCGGCATGGAGTCGCTGTTTTTGCATGAGGCAATTCCGGGACACCACTATCAGGTATCATTGCAACAGGAAAACCTCAAGATTCCGAAATTCCTGCGGTTTGGCTGGTATGGTGCTTATGGCGAAGGCTGGGCTTTGTATTGCGAATCGCTGGGCAAAGACCTCGGACTATTTACCGACCCTTATCAATATCTGGGTGCTCTGGGTGATGAGATACATCGGGCCATAAGGTTAGTAGTAGATACCGGAATTCACACAAAAGGCTGGACACGCGAGCAGGCCTTGCAATACATGCTCGAAAACGAGGCCATATCGGTCGAAGGTGCCACTGCCGAAATAGAACGCTACATGGCCTACCCTGGGCAGGCACTTTCTTATAAGATTGGTGCGATGAAACTCAGGGAGTTGAGAGGAAAATATATGACCGAAATGGGTGATAAGTTTAGTCTGGCGGCATTTCACGACGAAGTGTTGAAACACGGCTGCCTGCCACTGAGCATATTGGAAGAAAAACTTGACGCATGGGCTAAAATAAAATAACGATGACCATCAGAAGAGCTCAACACGAAGACCTGCCGGCAGTAAAGCTGCTGGTTGACGAGCTGGAGGAGACTGTACTCAACGAGGTGGATTTTGAGCGGGTTTTTAAGAAAAATCTCCTGCTCGAAACCCACCATTATTTTTTGGTTTGGGACGAGAAAACCCCTCTGGCACTCCTCAGCATGGTTTTCTCTGACCACCTGCACCATGCCAAAACCATCTGCGAGATACAGGAACTGGTGGTAACTGCCACCTATCGCAATCAAAAAATCGGTGAAAAACTGATAGAATTTGCCAAAAACTACTGTAAGAAAAAAGAAGTGGACCAGATAGAGCTGAGCTCCAACTTCAAACGCACCCGTGCCCATGAATTTTATATGCGGCTGGGGTTTATGAGGCAGCATTATAAGTTTGTGATGATGGTGGAATGATGTTTTTATTTTTATGATAAATTTCTAACTATTAAAAAAACAGATTATTTCAAAAGCCAATTTGGGCGGCTTTACAATTTTAAAAATATCGACTTAGGAGTTTGATTTTTGGTGTTGATGTAGTTTATACAATATGGGTGAATCTTATAATATAAAATTTATCATTAATAAGAGTAAAAAAAACCGCTCCATTAATCTAAAATCAAATTGGGTGCGAAAATCACATTCTTCCCAAATAATTAACATCACACAAACGACCACCAACCAAAAACTTTTACCTTCAAAAGCTTGGATATTAATACTTTTAGCTATAACTTAGTTTTTAGTTATAGAAAGCATCCACTGTGGTCAAGCAACATTTTCCACCTAAAATGCAAACCGACTATATATTCCTGAAAAATTCAGTGTTTGTTATATCCGCTGATTTATAAATTTTTTAAACTTAAATTTCCCAAACTATGAAACACATTATTATTTCCCTTTTCTTTTCGGTTTTAGTTCTAACGCACATTCAGGCACAAACCAATTTCTCTGTCAAAATTGATGCTCCAGACCTGAAAAACGACTCAGTTTATTTGTCTTATCCAATGAGCAGGTTTAATCTGGAGACACTTTATTCTTATGGTCTAAAGTCCAATTCCGGTACAAAATCGTTTGGAGATGCCAATGGGCTTATGATGTTTTTTAAAGATGAAAATCTGCTTGAGGGACAAGTTTCCTATCCTCAACCCATCTATTTTATGTCAATGCGTGGCCCATCCCAGCCACTTTTTCTCGAAAAAGGAAGTTTGAAAATCAAAATTAACCCCGACATGAAATTTTCGATGGTTTCTGTTTCAGCGATCAATGAAGAATATAAGACATTTATTGAAAAATATGGAAAATATACCGAAGGACTAAGACCATTTCAAAATGAGATGGATCCTAAAATAACCTCAAAACACAAGGACTTGAAAGCCTATATTATTAAAAAACCCAACTCTTATGTGGCGTTTTGGGAGATTGTTAATGATTTAAATTTTTATGGCTATTCCAATGTTTATCTTGAAAATCTCAGACTATTTTCTCCGGCAATCAAAAAAAGTGAACCTTATAAAAAACTGATAGAAATTCTGAATAAACTAAAAATTACAACTTTCCCTGACATCACATTTGACAAAGATAATCACCTAAGAAAATCAGATTTTGCACCTTATAAACTCACATTTATCGATTATTGGGCCACTACCTGCAAACCTTGTATTGAGGGAATGCCGGAACTGGTAAAAATGCATGAAAATTATAGCAAACTAGGCGTTAATTTTATTTCTGTAACTGATGAATCACAGACTGAAAGAATAGCAAAAGCCAATAAAATACTGAAAGACAACAACATATCCTGGAAGAATTATTTTGACCGAAATGATGAATTCGTTAAAAAACTGAATGCTTCCGGTTATCCATTTCATATTTTAGTAAATAATGAAGGTACTATTTTAATTAAAAAATACGGTGAACTCGAGGCAATCAAAGCCGAAATAGAAAAATATTTACAGGCATTTGGTGAAGGTAACTGAGTTTATTTATTAAATTTTTACTCTACTTTTAAAGGCATCGATTTAGGAAAATGGGTTTAACCACCTGAAAAATCCTT
The sequence above is a segment of the Cytophagaceae bacterium genome. Coding sequences within it:
- a CDS encoding DUF885 domain-containing protein — its product is MKKLLLSALVGLAMFSCKPSENKELNKLFEDYYEERLSFFPLEATSQGDNRFNDQLPIDISEEYRRNLLNFYQTYNDRLDKFDPNGLNDDEKIYYNALKFNLTTEAEALNYPTHLQPFNQFVGLPLTIAQYGSGESAQPFKTAQDYDNWLKRFDKFVIWADTAIANFDKGIKAENVFPAALVKKMIPQMRELAMGEPTAHLFYGPVKKIPASMDATQKTAITDKYTTAIETKVKPTYKKLADYLQNSYLPKARGSSGILSIKNGIHHYKFLTYYWTTSLKSTDEIMQIGLSEVNRIRKEMEKIRVQVGFKGDLNAFLASVRNDPKLMPYKTPEEVLAAFKNIQTKMEPNLKKMFNLTPKTKFEIRRTEAFREASASAEYIQGTADGSRPGIFYVPIPDATKFNVTSGMESLFLHEAIPGHHYQVSLQQENLKIPKFLRFGWYGAYGEGWALYCESLGKDLGLFTDPYQYLGALGDEIHRAIRLVVDTGIHTKGWTREQALQYMLENEAISVEGATAEIERYMAYPGQALSYKIGAMKLRELRGKYMTEMGDKFSLAAFHDEVLKHGCLPLSILEEKLDAWAKIK
- a CDS encoding Crp/Fnr family transcriptional regulator; translated protein: MVHIPGISAELLSEIKDRAIEKTVPENTVILKEGQYIKVIPLVLEGLLKVYTQYQEKELLLYYIQPNESCVMSFSSGLKNEPSKIYAMTEEETRMLLLPVDDVMRWTKNFPDFNSLFFSQFNLRYSDLLETINQLLFDKMDKRLLDYLQQKVKMTQKNPLKISHRQIAAELGTAREVISRVMKKLETDGRVRQIGNSVEVI
- a CDS encoding TlpA family protein disulfide reductase, whose product is MKHIIISLFFSVLVLTHIQAQTNFSVKIDAPDLKNDSVYLSYPMSRFNLETLYSYGLKSNSGTKSFGDANGLMMFFKDENLLEGQVSYPQPIYFMSMRGPSQPLFLEKGSLKIKINPDMKFSMVSVSAINEEYKTFIEKYGKYTEGLRPFQNEMDPKITSKHKDLKAYIIKKPNSYVAFWEIVNDLNFYGYSNVYLENLRLFSPAIKKSEPYKKLIEILNKLKITTFPDITFDKDNHLRKSDFAPYKLTFIDYWATTCKPCIEGMPELVKMHENYSKLGVNFISVTDESQTERIAKANKILKDNNISWKNYFDRNDEFVKKLNASGYPFHILVNNEGTILIKKYGELEAIKAEIEKYLQAFGEGN
- a CDS encoding nuclear transport factor 2 family protein — encoded protein: MKKALLIFAFFVTAFNLKAQSATEAISATVKTFFEGMHARDTLKIKSVCDKDLILKSVYIKADKSTSVKNEEFQGFLKSVISIPETVKFEERLLDIKVQNDELVSTAFTPYEFYLNQKLSHKGTNIFILGKIDGTWKILGITDSRIK
- a CDS encoding GNAT family N-acetyltransferase — encoded protein: MTIRRAQHEDLPAVKLLVDELEETVLNEVDFERVFKKNLLLETHHYFLVWDEKTPLALLSMVFSDHLHHAKTICEIQELVVTATYRNQKIGEKLIEFAKNYCKKKEVDQIELSSNFKRTRAHEFYMRLGFMRQHYKFVMMVE
- a CDS encoding DUF2892 domain-containing protein; amino-acid sequence: MKANMGSLDRILRVVLAVVFAALYFTGVVEGTLGIVLVVAAVIFALTSLISFCPLYPIFGISTKGDK
- a CDS encoding DUF2490 domain-containing protein — its product is MQQKPLKLTLLFFLLSGISVLAQDDIIYQNQIWLGTSTQTKLTNKFAISADAHFVPESFFIIRGGGNYSLISNKKSKLNISAGYAHLWLQNPENLKLQRNEHRPWALIWYSVEAGKNTFNNGLRVEGRFRENIANNMLVDGFVYNTRTRYTFQIRHTLYKFRNKNSLYIYGSEDLFYEFGKNVVNKIRLNQNRISVGFGIISGKNTYQLGYLNMLKKSPVNTQLTDAHTAMFIYSRVFDLRKK